The sequence ttattaacatTATGTGGCCAAACTAGTCTGTGTCAAAGTGTAGTCTAGTCAAGAGTTAAATTGTACAATCTGATATAAAAAGCTTATTCATCACAGTCATTGACAACTCAACgataacattttattttccaaGACAATGCTAACTTTATAAGCGAGTTGGGCAAACTGAAAAGATTACAGGCTTGGATTGATTCCTCTGTCCTTGTCTCTTCCCTTGAAGGGCAGCTGTCTTTTACCATGAATTAAACATCACAGGGTTGatggatgggaggggttgagggtagctgaaggacgggactaaaaacaaataaaagaTTACCATTGTAAAATATGCTGTgtacataaaatgtatatagtatatatataaggcagagttgcaaagaaaaagccgtatctcagactggccaacaaaaagaaaagattaagatgggcaaaagaacacagacactggacagaggaactctgcctagaaggccagcatcccggagtcgcctcttcactgttgacgttgagaatggtgttttgtggatactatttaatgaagatggcagttgaggacatgtgaggcgtctgtttctcaaactacacaccaatgtacttgtcctcttgctcagttgtgcaccggggcctcccactcctctttctattctggttagagacactttgcgctgttctgtgaagggagtagtacacagcgatgtacgagatcttcagtttcttggcaatttctcgcatgaaatagcctttcctttctcagaacaaaaatagactgacgagtttcagaagaaagtgctttgtttctggccattttgagcctgtaatcgaacccacaaatgctgatgctccagatatgcaactagtctaaagaaggccagttttattgcttctttaatcaggacaacagttttcagctgtgctaacataattgcaaaagggttttctaatgattaattagccttttaaaatgataaacttggattagctaacacaatgtacattggaacacaggagtgatggttgctgataatgggcctctgtacgcctatgtagatattccattaaaaatctgctgtttccagctacaatagtcatttacaacattaacaatgtttacactgtatttctgataaatttgatgtgattttaatggacaaaaaatgtgcttttctttcaaaaacaaggacatttctaagtgaccccaaacttttgaacggtagtgtatatatttttttagatatacagtaccggtcacaagtttggacacacctactcattccaaggtttttctttatttttactattatatACATagtagactaatagtgaagactttaaaactatgaaataacccatatggaatcacgtagtaaccaaaaaaagtgttaaacaaatcaaaatatatttcagatttgagattcttcaaaatagccaccctttgcattgatgacatctttgcacactcttggaattgtctcaaccagcttcatgaggtagtctcctggaatgcatttcaattagcaggtgtgccttgttaaaagttaatttgtggaatttctttcttaatgcgtttgagccaatcagttgtgttgggacaaggtaggggtggtatacagaagacagccctatttagtaaaagaccaagtctatattatggcaagaacagctcaaataagcaaagagaaatgacagtccatcattactttaagacatgaaggtcagtcaataaagaacatttcaagaactttgaaagtttcttcaagtgcactcgcaaaaaccatcaagcgctatgatgaaactggctctcatgaggaccgccacaggaaagaaagacccagagttacctctgctgcagaggacaagttcattagagttaccagcctcagaaattgcagcccaaataaatgcttcacggagttcaagtaacagacacatctcaacatcaactgttcagaggagactgcatgaatcaggccttcatggtcgaattgctgcaacaaAACaaacactactaaaaggacaccaatatgaagaagagagttgcttgggccaagaaacatgagcaatggagtttagaccggtggaaatctgtcctttggtctgatgagtccaaattttagatttttggtttgccaagagtgtgcaaagctgtcatcaaggcaaatagtggctacttagaagatatattttgatatgtttaacacttttttggttactacatgattacatatgtgttatttcatagtttttatgtcttcattattattctacaatgtagaaaatagtaaaataaaggaaaacccttgaatgagtagttgtgtccaaactttagactggcactgtatatcttttgtatacatttacaaaaaagaTATATTTGAggttggaaatgatgcagacaacaacaacaaaaactaacAGCAGTGTGACACAGAGGCTAAGAGatatttacatgttagtcatttagcagaccctgtTACTATTAATGGGAGTGCATTACACAGAGCGGCAAAGTCGCTTTGCTGGTTGTCATAAGCGTAAGATGGTGGCCTTGAAGGGTTATGTCAATCTTATGACAGTGTTATTAAGCTGTTATGTCATGAGGTGGCAAGTAAAAGCAATACTATAAAGGCTAGAGTTGAAGATTGAAATTGGGAAGTTGTTCCCTTTGAATGTCTCTTCAGGTGAACTAGCTTATTCATTGTTCAGATTCATTGCTTAGCCTGATTATTAGTCAGCAGTCTCCACATCAATAGGCTCAGGCTCTGGTGGGGATCTCTGGACCTGTTCCAATACTTTAGAAATACATCCTTCCTTCCTTGTTTCCTTGAGGTAAGCACAGATTTTTTTAGTGATTGGATAGGTGTAAGGTCACTTTCACCAATACTCTACCAATTCAGACCTGTGATTACTTCAAGAaagtaaggaaggaaggaaggaaggaagggaggaaggattTCTGAAGAATTCAAACAAGGCCTCTGAGTGTATCTCTCACCTTCTGTGCTCTGAGACTGTTTCCAGGTGTTGATTTGGTCCAGAGGTACATATTCAGACCGACGGTACTCCTTACGCCTCTCCTCCAATGACATACTCAACACTCTGTCTGAAGGGAAGAATAAATAGACCATTTTAGAACAAACTACTCCATTTTAGAACATAAGTCAATTTTAGAACAAACTACTCCATTTTAGAACATAAGTCAATATTAGAACAAACTACTCCATTTTAGAACATAAGTCAATATTAGAACAAACTACTCCATTTTAGAACATAAGTCAATATTAGAACAAACTACTCCATTTTAGAACATAAGTCAATATTAGAACAAACTACTCCATTTTAGAACATAAGTCAATATTAGAACAAACTACTCCATTTTAGAACATAAGTCAATATTAGAACAAACTACTCCATTTTAGAACATAAGTCAATATTAGAACAAACTACTCCATTTTAGAACATAAGTCAATATTAGAACAAACTACTCCATTTTAGAACATAAGTCAATATTAGAACAAACTACTCCATTTTAGAACATAAGTCAATATTAAAACAAACTACTCCATTTTAGAACATAAGTCAATATTAGAACAAACTACTCCATTTTAGAACATAAGTCAATATTAGAACAAACTACTCCATATTTGAACATAATAGTCCATAATagtccaaaatgtcaatttaagtAACAaagtaacaaacaaacaaaaattgtcACACAAACAAATGAGTGAGCGTGGAACAGACAAAATAgtacattttcaagttcaaaaACGTATGAAACAAGACATATGTAAATAGGTGACATGTTGTTCAGGTGAAGCTGAGCTAAGAATATCATAGTAGGACAGAGCCAGTCTGGACATCCAGGCTCAGAATATTGTTACAGCACCAGAGAGAAGAGTTTAGAGACTGAGGCAAGATGAGGTGAGGTGAGCTAGGTTCCCAGATTTCTGCTGGGCAAATAGTATTTTTGTCTGATAAGAGCATTGTTACATGTTGCCAGCACTTCATGTATTTTCCAGTATTTATGGCAGTATTCTACCTGCCAGTGAtgtatacataaaaaaaaaagtgaattccTTAATTTAATGCAGGAAGTTGTGTTTGTAAAACAACGTTTTCAAGTAAGACTTGAAATAAGTGTCATGATTTTCAGGTGAGGCTGAGCTAAGAATATTACAGTCACTATATAAGCCACTCCATAAGTcactccaccccctccccccgtATGGTTAAAACTGTTAAACATGTTCCTCCATTCCCCAGACTGATGTAGTTTTACTCTACATGAATGACTAAAGGAGGGGAAAAGTTTTAGCTGGTCATTAAACACAATAGTGTGCTTTGGTGTACAGCCCTACAAGGGTCTGTCGCTCTCACAAACAAACTTTCACCTGGCTACTTATAACTTATACATACAATGTGATGAGaactgaggagagagggggaacactGAAAAATCTGGTCTGCATTACTATTCATTACTATCAAAAAGGGAGTTATTTCAGCTCTTTGATTACGTCAGAGATTGTTCCTACCTGCCATCTCTGTTTATACTGTGTGTGGAGGTGAACAGCCAGTGAAGAGTGCATATGATAGGGCAAACTTACAAAACAGAGCAGGAGAGAACTTTGACTACAGTTGGTGGGtggcgggtagcctagcggttaacagCGCTTGAATAGTAACCAAAGGTCGCGGAGTCGAAATCCTCGAGCCGACAATGTGAAAAATCTGCAGAAGTGcccttttattttttaaatggaacctttatttaactaggcaagttagttaagaacacattcttattttcaatgacttggacgacgatgggccaattgtgcgctgccctatgggactcccaatcacggcaggatgtgatacagcctagattcaaaccagggactgtagtgacgcctcttgcactgagatgcagtgctttagaccactgcaccactcgggagcccccccttgagcaaggcactaaacCCTACTTGCTCCTGCCAGTCGCTTTGAATAAGAGCGCTTGCtaattgactaaaatgtaaacggaAAATGCCTTATAGTAGCATATTGTAAGCTAGAATGAGAGCATCTGTGACTAGGCCTAACACTTTATAATGCTGCGACTAGGCCTAACACTTTATAATGCTGCGACTAGGCCTAACACTTTATAATGGTGTGACTAGGCCTAACACTTTATAATGCTGCGACTAGGCCTAACACTTTATAATGGTGTGACTAGGCCTAACACTTTATAATGCTGCGACTAGGCCTAACACTTTCTAATGGTGTTACTAGGCCTAACACTTTATAATGGTGGGACTGGGCCTAACACTTTATAATGCTGTGACTAGGCCTAACACTTTATAATGCTGTGACTAGGCCTACCACTTTATAATGCTGTGACTAGGCCTACCACTTTATAATGCTGTGACTAGGCCTAACACTTTATAATGCTGTGACTAGGCCTACCACTTTATAATGCTGTGACTAGGCCTAACACTTTATAATGCTGTGACTAGGCCTACCACTTTATAATGCTGTGACTAGGCCTAACACTTTCTAATGGTACAGAATTCTTAGAGATGCCGATTGTTTTGTAATAGCCTACTGGGCAGTGGGTTGTGTGTGGGCTACATCTTGCCTGGTTCACATTAGAGTAATACATATATACACTGCAGTGTGTTAATACCTGAGGAAAGTGTTTAAGAATGGTTAGAAGAAAATAGACAAATAAAACACACTTAAGCCCATGATAAAATCCTGACAACATCGTAACTAGAACAGTTATTATTACCTCTCTATATCCATGTAGCATAATATGTGTTATTCATAATAAGAAAATAGTATCATAGGCAAAACATTGGGCTCATATTACACATAAGCTAACTGTTAACAATCGCCCCTTCATGCCATGATAGACTTAGCTACCTACCTATTTATCTATCAGTCGGCTCTGTCTTGAGAGCCATTGTCATTCATTCTAACAGGTGAACTTGCAGAAATACACGGCCTACTGGACAAGCCTCGAGTAGCTGCTGTATTGCCTTGCTAAAGTCCGCAAACGCAccgtgtgtatatatgtgtgtaaacTAAACGTGGGTTACTGTTATGACAGCAGCGGTGTGGTAATTGTGCGTTTGTCTTATATGGTTCGGTACCAGGCACAGGCGCATCCTGCTTAGCGCAACATCTGTAGGCTTCGCGGGCTCGCATATGTCGGGATGCTGGTGTATGTAGCCAGCCCTATAATAAGTGCCTTATAATCAACAGCCGGTGCTCACCGATATCCTGGACTGTCAGATAGATAGTCTATGGCAGACGGTCAAGCTGTAACGGCAtgggagatatggagagagatgaTTGTACAGATTCATTGTAATGGTCCCCAACCCCAAAATAAGTCTTCTTACCTTTCTCTGTCTTCCAGTCCTTTTTCTTTCTGCTCATGGTGCCGTGGTGATAGGACTTGGAGTTCGTGTTTTTTGACTGTGGCAACCCCAGACTCGAAGCGTATGGTAGGACCGGTGAACTGAAAGAGAAAGTAAAACAACCCCGGAGCTAGCAGCTTAACCCACGACGTCTCTctcacctgtgaaactgtcaaGATTTCTATGGACCCCAGTAATGCAGGCTCGATGCAACCTAGCGTGATGAGCCCCGTAAATTACGTTGTTGGAATCACGGCCAAGCGATTGGCTGTCGGAGACAAGGAAGTAGATGTGCGATAGGAGCGACTGATGTGGCAGTCAGAGTGATtggccacaatagtggaatttgctgtTCGCCTTCAAAATAAAGTCCCCCATTGAAACTGATCCAAACGGATACAAATAGTGGAATAATGCCATATTTGGAATAGATAATACTAAACAAGTTTGGACTGTTGTTATATAacttacaaataaatacaataattcATTAATTTGACAATGAACTGTCAATGAAAAAAACAGTTCTATGTATTAGACTGCACAATTGCAATGGGGACATACATATATGCACCGTACAACCTTACCAACTCTTTCCTTACTTAATTTTGATTTGTAAGCTTTGGGTGACACTGAGTAGTAGGCCGATGCCCCATTTCATGAGTGCAAACttcataggtaaggctgtacagtgcataTATGTAGGCCCCAAATGCAATTATCTAATACAtccacagcagtggaggctgctgaggggaggacagctcataataatggctggaacggagcaaatggaatgacatcaaacacgtgtttgatgtatttgatactattgcattgattctgctccagccattgccatgagcccatcctccccaattgaagtgtttttttactgtttttttgtcaaattaattaattattgtaattatttatacaacattccaaccttgtttagcatTATCTAGTCCAAATATAACATTATTCCACAATTTGTATCCGTTCCAATCAGTTTCAATGAGGAACTATTATTTTGAATGCAAACCGCAAATCCCATTATTGTGTCTAAtgcttattgtggctagcttcacacagGTAAGCGCCATGAGGCAGGTTAGATTGATTCGTCCTACTCCACCACTTGATGTGGGAGGTCGTCGGGTAGCAACGCCAGGCTGTACCTCTGTCAATCTGGACAGCAGGCTTGATGGTGATGGTGAGGATGGGGCAGGGTCATAGCATAGATATGGAAAGAGGCCTCATCATTGTATCTGTGCCATCtgtacattaaaaactgtaatatcttatgttgcactgagttgtggctgaacgatgacatgaataacatacagctggcagggtttacgctgcatcggcaagatagaacagccgcCTCTGGTAAGTCAAGTGGTGGTGGTCTgtatatatttgtaaacaacagctggtgcatgaaatctaatggtaaggaagtctcgaggttttgctcgtggtaaactgtagaccacactatctaccaagagagttttcatctatattcttcgtagctgtctatttaccaccacaaaccaatgctggcactaagaccgcactcaatgagctgtatacggccataagcaaacaggaaaatgctcatccagatgtagcgctcctagtggccggggactttaatgcagggaaacttaaatcagtttcacctaatttctatcagcatgttaaatgtgcaaccagaggaagaaaaaccctagaccacctttactccacacacagagacgcatacaaagctctccctcgccccccatttggcaaatctgaccatacttctaccctcctgattcctgcttacaagcaaaaactaaagcaggaagcaccagtgtcaataaagaagtggtcagatgaagcagatgctaagctacaggactgatttgctagcacagactggaatatgttccaggattcctccgatagcattgaagagtacaccacatcagtcactggcttcatcaataagtgcatcgatgacgtcgtcccaacagtgactgtacgtacataccccaaccagaagccatggattacaggcaagatccacactgagctaaagggtagagcttccgcattcaaggagctggactctaacccagaagcttataataAATCTCTCTATGCCccccaacgaaccatcaaacaggcatagcgtcaatacaggactaagattgaatcgtactacagcggctccgacgctcgttggatgtggcagggcttgcaaactactacagactacaaagggaagcacagcccaGAGCTGCCCATTGACACGTGCCTACCAGATTAGCTAAATTACTAACTTgcgcgcttcgaggcaagcaacactaaagcatgcatgagagcatcagctgttccggatgactgtgtgatcacgctctccatagccgatgtgagtaagatctttaaacaggtcaacatttacaaggccgcagggccacatggattaccaggacgtgtactccgagcatgcgctgacaaactggcaagtgtcttcaatgacattttcaacctgtccctggctgagtctgtaatacaaacgtgtttcaagcagatccccatagtccctgtgcccaagaacactaaggtaatctgcctaaatgactaccgacccatggcactcacgtctatagccatgaagtgctttgaaaggctggtcatggctcacatcaacaccattatcccagaaaccctagacccacttcaatttgcatactgcctcaacagatccacagatgatgcaatctctattgtactccacactgccctttcccacctggacaaaaggaacacctatgtgagaatgctattcattgactacagctcagcgttcaacaccactaagctaaggaccctgggactaaacacctccctcctcaactggatcctggtgggccgcccccaggtggtaacaacacatctgccacgctgatcctgaaCACGGTTGCCCTtcgggtgcatgctcagtcccctcctgtactccctgttcactcatgactgcatggtcaggcacgactccaacaccatcattaagtttgcagacgacacaacagtggaaggcttgatcaccgacaacgatgagacagcctatagggaggaggtcagagacctggaagtgtggtctctcaacgtgatcaagacagaggagatgattgtggactacaggaaaaggaggaccgagcaccccACCATTCtcgtcgacggggctgtagtggagcaggttgagagcttcaagttccttggcgtccacatcaccaacaaactatcatgatccaatcacaccaagacagtcgtgaagagggcacgacaaagcctattccccctcaggagactaaaacgatttggcatgggtcctcagatcctcaaaaagttctacagctgcaccatcgagagcattctgactggttgcatcacctcctggtatggcagctgctcggcctCCTCGGCcacactacagagggtattgtgtatggcccagtacatcactggggccaagcttcctgccatccaggacctctataccaggcggtgtcagaggaaggccctaaaaattgtcaatgactccagccaccctagtcatagactgttctctttgctaccgcacggcaagcagtactggagcgccaagtctaggtccaagaagcttcttaatagcttctacccccaagccataagactcctgaacagctaatcaaatggattcccagactatttgcattgtgtgtgacGCCCCCCCCTTTCATGCTGCTGCTACTaatctctctgtttattatctatgcattgtcactttaactctacctatatgcacatattacctcaattacttcgactaacctgtgcccccgcacacattttttacttatctattttttacttaacacttatttttcttaaaactgcattgttggttaagggcttgtaagtaagcatttcactgtaaggtctatacctgttgtattcggcacatgtaacAATGGCGGtgttctattctggttagagcctgtttgcgctgttctgtgaagggagtagtacacagcgttgtacgagatcttcagtttcttagcatttatcacatggaatagccttcatttctcagaacaagaatagacagactagtttcagaagaaagtgctttgtttctgcccattttgaacctgtaatcgaacccacaaatgctgatgcttcagatactcaactagtctaaagaaggccagttttattgcttttttaatcaggacaacagttttcagctgtgctaacataattgcaaaaaggttttctaatgatcagccttttaaaatgataaacttggattagttaacacaacgtgccgttggaacacaggagtgatggttgctgataatgggcctctgtacgcctatgtagatattccattaaaaaatctgccattttcagctacaatagtcatttacaacattaacaatgtcaacactgtatttcggatcaatttgatgttattttaatggatgaaaaatatgtttttctttcacaaacaaggacatttctaagtgaccccaaacttttgaacggtagtgtatattgtggaaggaccaccagagggcaggctgggatcacggatagtagcccaacaaggcatgtgagaccaggtaaccagagtcaattaagcacagctgacggtactaatgagatattctctttcccctacaagagagaggatggaaccagcaagaaggggggaagataaactatctctggagaatggctacggagagagaggtgctatccaaGAAGATCCATTAAGACAGTGacgaatatgtgattgttgttatagtttgaagataatcgtaatgtgatcctgtgtcatctaaagaagatgtatgttgttcctttggagattctcgttgactgtgttggagtgtttgtattgtcagaaatccctcaatagagaactgtgttgaatcaagaaaacctactctggactcgtttattccacctttccactttagagtgacaccaaatgacttggtccgctcacaaTATATATGTATACCAATCgtattatagaataatagtgaagacatcaaaactaagaaataaaacatatggaatcatgtagttaccaatatttttttcaacaaatcaaaatgtagttttgatttcagattcttcaatatagccaccctttgccttgatgactgctttgcacactcttggcattctctcaaccagcttcatgatctCGTCccgttatctctgtgcattcaaatggcCATTGAtaaaataccataaccccaccgccaccatggggcactctgctcacaatgttgacatcagcaaaactctcacccacacaacaccatacacgtggtctgcggttgtgagaatggttggacgtactaccaaattctctaagatgacgctggaggcggcttatggaagAGAAATTAACGTTAaaatatctggcaacagctctggtggacattcctgcagtcagcatgccaattgcatgctccatcatcactttagacatctgtggcagtgttgtgacaaaactcacATTTTAGATTgcccttttattttccccagcgcaaggtgcatctgtgtaatgatcatgctgttgaatcagcttcttgatatgccacacctgtcaggtggatggattatctttggcaaaggagaaatgctcactaacaaggatgtaaacaaatttgtgcacaaagtttcagaggaataagctttttgtgcctatggaacatttctgggatcttttatttcagctcatgaaacatgggaccaacactttacatgttgagtttatatttttgttctgtgtagttAATTCACATAAAGATGTatcccagtaagcaaaattacGTTGAGATTTGGATCTGGTACGCTCTGGCCAAAACTTGTTTGGGGGCGAagctcattaaaataatacccagcatgctttgcaagTGTTTGTTTTTACATTAAAATGTTGGTCACttaccagacgctcttatccacgcCGACTGACAGTCAGTGCATtgaactaaggtagataaacaacaacatcaTATACTGATAAGATacttatctctcctccctaacaACGGGAGTcattgtccacaaagcggcatAGCGGGCTGTCTAGCTCCCacctatcctttctttggattggtggatacatctcattacTTTAATACTATTTGAACATttgatgagggttgttgacgtcaaccgcctgtttTCAAGAaagagatgctatgctactagcctcgTACTATGAATATACATAGCCATCTTGagacaagtcaaatcaaatcaaatcaaattgtatttgtcacatgccccgaatacaacaggtgtagaccttacagtgaaatgcttacttacaagaccttaaccaacaatgcagttttaagaaaataacaacaacaaaaaagtaagagataagaataacaaatgattaactaaagagcagcagtaaaaaactatatacagggggaaccgatacagagtcaatgtgcgggtgcaccggtgtcgaggtaattgaggtaatatgtacatgtgggtagagttattaaagtgactatgcgtagataataacagagagtagcagcagcgtagaagaggtggtgggtggggggggtagaagctatttaggagcctcatGGGAATACACTTGGCCCTCGggaaccgcttgccgtgcggtgtcagagagaacagtctattactagggtggctggagtctttgaccatttttagggcctttctctgacaccgccaggtatagagatcctggatggcaggaagcttggtcccggtgatgtactgggccgtacacactaccctctgtagtgcctgcggttggaggccgagcagctgcaataccaggcagtaatgcaacccgtcaggatgctctcgatggtgcagctgtaaaaccttttgagtttctgaggaccaatgccaaatcttctcctgaggggtaataggttttgtagtgccctcttcacgactgtcttggtgtgtttggaccatgttagtttgttggtgatgtggacgccaaggaacttgaagctctcaacctgctccactacagccccgtcgatgagaatgggggcgt comes from Salmo trutta chromosome 18, fSalTru1.1, whole genome shotgun sequence and encodes:
- the LOC115153555 gene encoding ADP-ribose glycohydrolase MACROD2 is translated as MSRKKKDWKTEKDRVLSMSLEERRKEYRRSEYVPLDQINTWKQSQSTEVTEEEEGKDLLRDKVSLYKGDITILEVDAIVNAGTVLCY